A single Chryseobacterium shigense DNA region contains:
- a CDS encoding HupE/UreJ family protein: MQDFLFYLNLGWEHIISLDALDHQLFVLALIAVYSYNDWKKILVLVTAFTIGHSITLALSILDVFRVPSAWVEFLIPLTIVLTSLDNIFMKNKKQTLMRANYYLAAIFGLIHGMGFANTARVMIAKSQSIAMPLLGFNTGLELGQIVIVTAILIALFILLNLFKVNKKDWILFVSSGVFALSLKMTLERIPF, translated from the coding sequence ATGCAGGATTTTCTATTCTATTTAAACCTTGGCTGGGAACATATTATTTCTCTTGATGCCCTGGATCACCAGTTATTCGTGCTGGCTCTGATTGCCGTATATTCTTACAACGACTGGAAAAAAATCCTGGTTCTGGTTACAGCATTTACAATCGGGCATTCCATCACATTAGCATTAAGTATTCTTGATGTTTTCAGGGTTCCTTCTGCCTGGGTAGAATTTTTAATTCCGCTTACTATTGTACTGACTTCTCTGGATAATATCTTTATGAAAAACAAAAAACAGACGTTGATGCGGGCCAATTACTATCTGGCAGCTATTTTCGGCCTCATCCACGGAATGGGCTTTGCCAATACAGCAAGGGTAATGATTGCCAAAAGCCAGAGCATTGCCATGCCGTTGCTGGGCTTTAATACCGGACTGGAACTGGGACAGATCGTTATTGTAACAGCTATTCTCATCGCTTTATTTATCCTGTTGAATCTTTTCAAGGTTAATAAGAAAGACTGGATACTGTTCGTCTCTTCCGGGGTATTTGCATTGTCTTTAAAAATGACTTTGGAAAGAATTCCGTTCTAG
- a CDS encoding ACP phosphodiesterase codes for MNYLAHSFLSFTDGQIVGQFLEDFIRNNERYSFPKDIQDGITMHRAVDTFTDSHPAIHEAKKVFSPLVRLYAGAFVDVAMDYFVATDLSLHSPAEWKAHSLRVYSVLHEHEKWLPENFKMMLAKMEADDWLYNYREDWGIKFSMRNVLNKAKYLNPEIPVFEAFMENKPFLQECYNNFFPDLLTHAKGINSLIQMENK; via the coding sequence ATGAATTATTTGGCTCACTCTTTTCTTTCTTTTACCGACGGGCAGATTGTAGGACAGTTTCTTGAAGATTTTATCCGGAACAATGAACGTTATTCTTTCCCGAAAGATATCCAGGACGGCATTACGATGCACAGGGCAGTTGATACATTTACAGATTCCCATCCCGCCATCCATGAAGCCAAGAAAGTATTTTCACCTTTAGTCAGGCTTTATGCCGGTGCTTTTGTAGATGTTGCCATGGATTATTTCGTAGCTACAGACCTTTCCCTGCATTCTCCGGCTGAATGGAAGGCTCATTCATTACGGGTCTACAGCGTGCTTCATGAGCATGAGAAATGGCTTCCTGAGAATTTCAAAATGATGCTGGCTAAAATGGAAGCGGATGACTGGCTGTACAATTACCGTGAAGACTGGGGCATTAAATTCAGCATGCGGAATGTTCTTAATAAAGCCAAGTACCTGAATCCGGAAATCCCTGTTTTCGAAGCATTTATGGAAAACAAACCTTTTCTTCAGGAATGTTATAATAATTTCTTTCCGGATCTCCTCACCCATGCCAAAGGAATCAATTCACTGATCCAGATGGAAAATAAATAA
- a CDS encoding M1 family metallopeptidase, with protein sequence MKLKAVLFSFSVFAYTGFTAQNIQNNPGSNHGNRFEQLGTILPTPNIYRTASGAPGQGYWQNKADYDITAYLDEDKRNLKGSETITYYNNSPDDLDYIWLQLDENEQSNIKNAGFAFSSSLPASTTDQQLKVTELPEKDNGYGVNLEKVTDASGNPLKYTVNKTMMRIDLPKVLKKGEKLVFKVDWNYNIPNRIKMGGRGGYENFAEDGNDLYTMAQWYPRMCVYSDFHGWQNHQFTGRGEFALVFGNFKVSMNVPADHIVGGTGECKNYEQVLTSDQMSRYRKAENAAEPVEIVTLDEAKKAEKNHSKQRKTWVFAANDVRDFAWTSSRKFVWDGMRVTIPENNNKVMAMSFYPKEAYGLYRKYSTKAVAHTIKTYSEFTIPYPYPVAQSVEAANGMEYPMICFNFGRTEKDGTYSEGTKNGMIGVVIHEVGHNFFPMIINSDERQWSWMDEGLNTFTEYLTEEKWDNKFPSKRGPAWTITDYMKLPKDQLEPIMSNSENIAQFGPNAYSKPATGLNILRETIMGRELFDKAFKTYAKRWAFKHPEPADFFRTMEDASGEDLDWFWRGWFYGTDPVDIAIDKVTVATPDLNTPPQEAQETKYKVEKPLQNSFEDISKIRNREDKNITFYVDKDKDLQDFYYRYDRGQEKVDNDKEYTVKAEAGLPLDSKDKEKFKNLTGYQIDFVNKGGLVMPIILEFTFEDGSKLYDKSSAQIWRHNEQKVSKTYYFDKKIKSIQLDPMRETADIDTSNNLWSSSGSDGQVSKFQLFKQKQGDGPVRGGSNGKENPMQAGGKKL encoded by the coding sequence ATGAAATTAAAAGCAGTACTATTTTCATTTTCTGTATTTGCATATACAGGCTTCACCGCACAAAATATTCAGAACAATCCTGGAAGTAACCACGGAAACAGATTCGAACAGCTTGGGACCATTCTTCCTACCCCCAATATTTACAGAACAGCTTCGGGTGCTCCCGGACAGGGATATTGGCAGAACAAAGCTGATTATGACATCACAGCTTATCTTGATGAAGACAAAAGAAACCTGAAAGGTTCAGAAACCATTACCTATTACAACAATTCTCCGGATGACCTGGATTATATCTGGCTGCAGCTGGATGAAAATGAACAATCCAATATAAAAAATGCAGGTTTTGCATTTTCTTCTAGCCTGCCGGCTTCTACTACTGATCAGCAACTGAAAGTAACTGAGCTTCCTGAAAAAGATAACGGCTATGGGGTAAACCTGGAAAAGGTAACGGATGCTTCAGGAAATCCTTTGAAATATACGGTGAACAAAACCATGATGCGTATTGATCTGCCGAAAGTTCTAAAAAAAGGAGAAAAACTCGTCTTTAAAGTAGACTGGAATTATAATATCCCAAACAGAATTAAAATGGGTGGCCGTGGCGGTTATGAAAATTTCGCGGAAGACGGAAATGACCTGTACACTATGGCGCAATGGTACCCAAGAATGTGTGTATACAGTGATTTCCACGGATGGCAGAACCACCAGTTCACAGGACGCGGGGAATTTGCATTGGTATTCGGAAATTTTAAAGTTTCCATGAATGTCCCTGCAGATCATATTGTAGGCGGAACAGGGGAATGTAAAAACTATGAGCAGGTTTTAACCTCAGACCAGATGTCAAGATACAGAAAGGCTGAAAACGCTGCCGAACCTGTGGAAATTGTAACATTGGATGAAGCGAAAAAGGCTGAAAAAAATCATTCCAAACAAAGAAAAACATGGGTATTTGCCGCCAATGACGTTAGGGATTTCGCATGGACCTCATCCAGAAAGTTCGTGTGGGACGGAATGCGCGTTACAATCCCTGAAAATAATAATAAAGTGATGGCAATGAGCTTCTACCCAAAAGAAGCTTATGGACTTTACAGAAAATATTCAACAAAGGCAGTTGCCCACACAATTAAAACCTATTCTGAATTCACGATTCCTTATCCATATCCCGTAGCACAGTCCGTCGAAGCGGCCAACGGAATGGAATACCCGATGATCTGTTTCAATTTCGGAAGAACGGAAAAAGACGGAACTTATTCCGAAGGAACCAAGAACGGAATGATTGGAGTTGTGATCCACGAAGTTGGACATAATTTCTTCCCGATGATCATCAACTCAGATGAAAGACAATGGAGCTGGATGGACGAAGGTTTAAATACGTTCACGGAATATCTTACAGAGGAAAAATGGGATAATAAATTCCCTTCAAAAAGAGGACCAGCATGGACGATCACAGACTATATGAAGCTGCCAAAAGACCAACTGGAGCCGATCATGAGTAATTCTGAAAATATCGCTCAATTTGGCCCGAATGCCTATTCAAAACCGGCTACAGGTTTAAATATTCTTCGTGAAACCATCATGGGAAGGGAACTTTTTGACAAAGCTTTTAAAACCTATGCTAAAAGATGGGCATTCAAGCATCCCGAACCCGCAGATTTCTTCCGTACAATGGAAGATGCCAGCGGAGAGGATCTTGACTGGTTCTGGAGAGGATGGTTCTACGGAACAGATCCTGTAGACATTGCCATTGATAAGGTAACTGTTGCCACTCCGGACCTCAATACTCCCCCACAGGAAGCCCAAGAAACAAAATATAAAGTGGAAAAACCGCTTCAGAATTCTTTTGAGGATATTTCAAAGATCAGAAACAGGGAGGATAAAAATATTACCTTCTATGTGGATAAAGACAAAGATCTTCAGGATTTTTATTACAGATATGACAGAGGCCAAGAAAAAGTAGACAATGATAAAGAATATACTGTAAAAGCAGAAGCCGGTCTTCCATTAGATTCCAAAGACAAGGAGAAATTCAAAAATCTTACAGGATACCAGATTGATTTTGTAAACAAAGGAGGACTGGTAATGCCGATCATCCTTGAATTCACTTTTGAAGACGGATCAAAACTATACGACAAATCATCTGCACAAATCTGGAGACATAATGAGCAGAAGGTTTCAAAGACTTATTAT
- a CDS encoding DUF6702 family protein → MKNLWLFLLPLFFLFSFSEVKHPYHVGSVEINYNAQSKSFEITGRFFLDDLENGLGKKYGSSFHFNDEKYKSKLNDALEKYFAEYFKLKADGKFLKVNYVGFEEDSESVNVFLESEKVASPKKIETAVSFLYNIFDDQINIVHMIVNGERKSEKLTYPNRYLYRQF, encoded by the coding sequence ATGAAGAACTTATGGCTGTTTTTGCTACCATTGTTTTTTTTATTCTCTTTTTCAGAAGTGAAGCATCCTTATCACGTAGGATCTGTAGAAATTAATTATAATGCCCAATCAAAATCTTTTGAGATTACCGGGAGGTTTTTCCTGGATGATCTGGAAAACGGGCTGGGTAAAAAATACGGAAGTTCTTTCCATTTTAATGATGAGAAATATAAGAGCAAGCTTAACGATGCTTTGGAAAAATACTTTGCCGAATATTTTAAACTGAAAGCTGATGGAAAGTTTTTAAAGGTAAATTATGTAGGTTTTGAAGAAGACAGTGAGTCTGTGAATGTTTTTCTTGAGTCAGAAAAGGTAGCATCTCCTAAAAAAATTGAAACTGCTGTGAGTTTTTTATATAATATTTTTGATGATCAGATCAATATTGTTCACATGATTGTGAACGGTGAAAGGAAAAGTGAAAAGCTGACCTATCCGAACCGCTATCTGTATCGGCAGTTTTAA